In one window of Tenacibaculum mesophilum DNA:
- a CDS encoding thioredoxin family protein — protein MKTIKIILMLLVVASISAFTSDNSRGYKVGDEASDFTLKNIDDKMVSLANYKDAKGFIVVFTCNMCPYSVANEDRLIALDKKYKKKGFPVIAINPNDPEVSKGDSFEAMKVRAKEKGFTFPYLFDEGQKVYPKYGATRTPHVYILNKENNKLIVEYIGAIDDNSRDESNVKERFVENAVDALIKGEKPTKTDTRAIGCSIKDKRNR, from the coding sequence ATGAAGACAATTAAAATAATATTGATGTTATTGGTGGTGGCATCTATTTCAGCATTTACTAGTGATAACTCTAGAGGTTATAAAGTAGGAGATGAAGCTTCTGATTTTACATTAAAAAATATAGATGATAAAATGGTTTCTTTGGCAAATTATAAAGACGCAAAAGGATTTATTGTTGTGTTTACATGTAATATGTGTCCGTATTCTGTAGCTAATGAAGATAGATTAATTGCTCTAGATAAAAAATATAAAAAGAAAGGCTTTCCTGTCATAGCTATCAACCCAAATGACCCGGAAGTATCAAAAGGAGATAGTTTTGAAGCAATGAAGGTACGTGCGAAAGAAAAAGGATTTACATTTCCTTATCTGTTTGATGAAGGGCAAAAAGTATATCCTAAATATGGAGCAACAAGAACCCCACATGTTTATATTTTAAATAAAGAAAATAATAAATTAATTGTAGAATATATTGGTGCTATTGACGATAATTCTCGTGATGAAAGCAATGTAAAAGAACGTTTTGTTGAAAATGCTGTAGATGCTTTGATAAAAGGAGAAAAACCAACAAAAACTGATACAAGAGCAATAGGTTGCTCTATTAAAGATAAAAGAAACAGATAA
- a CDS encoding SPFH domain-containing protein — translation MKAEKIIKPANGYLMFFIVLILFIGGIALAVKTENPIFILMSVIAFILALGFILVNPNSSKVLLFFGKYVGTVKQNGLYWANPLYKKKTVSLRASNFDSERLKVNDKLGNPVMISTILVWRVTETYKAAFDVDNYENFVRVQTDAAVRKLASMYPYDNFADEGHEEDITLRSSVNEVSEALEKELEERLAIAGIEVLEARIGYLAYAQEIASAMLKRQQATAIVAARHKIVQGAVDMVDMALEELNKKEIVELDEERKAAMVSNLLVILCGDKEASPVVNAGTLNH, via the coding sequence ATGAAGGCAGAAAAAATTATCAAACCAGCAAATGGGTACCTAATGTTTTTTATTGTACTTATTCTTTTTATTGGCGGAATCGCATTAGCCGTTAAAACAGAAAATCCAATATTTATATTAATGTCTGTAATAGCATTTATTTTAGCATTGGGCTTTATTTTAGTAAACCCTAATTCTTCAAAAGTTCTATTATTCTTCGGTAAATATGTAGGTACTGTGAAGCAAAATGGTTTATACTGGGCTAATCCATTATACAAAAAGAAAACTGTTTCGTTAAGAGCTAGTAATTTTGATAGTGAGCGTTTAAAGGTTAATGATAAACTAGGAAACCCGGTAATGATAAGCACTATTTTAGTTTGGAGAGTTACCGAAACCTATAAGGCTGCTTTTGATGTTGATAATTATGAGAATTTTGTTCGTGTACAAACAGATGCTGCTGTACGAAAACTAGCTAGTATGTATCCATACGACAATTTCGCAGATGAGGGACACGAAGAAGATATTACACTACGTTCTAGTGTAAACGAAGTCAGTGAAGCTTTGGAAAAAGAATTAGAAGAACGATTAGCCATTGCAGGTATTGAGGTTCTAGAAGCACGAATTGGTTATTTAGCCTATGCACAAGAAATTGCAAGCGCCATGTTAAAGCGTCAACAAGCTACAGCCATCGTTGCTGCTCGACATAAAATTGTGCAAGGTGCGGTGGATATGGTGGACATGGCTTTAGAAGAGCTAAACAAAAAAGAAATTGTGGAGTTAGACGAAGAACGCAAAGCTGCCATGGTTAGTAACTTATTAGTTATTTTATGTGGAGACAAAGAAGCGTCTCCTGTGGTAAATGCTGGTACTTTAAACCATTAA
- a CDS encoding WD40/YVTN/BNR-like repeat-containing protein has translation MKNLFYLLFITFSCATFSQEFSMDLVKNMKPRNIGPGGMSGRVTAIDVVESNPDIMFVGTASGGIWKSTSGGIKWEPIFDKEVTASIGALAIQQSNPSVIWAGTGEGNPRNSLNGGYGIFKSLDGGRSWKSMGLEKTRHIHRVVIHPDNPDIVYVGAIGSPWGEHKERGVYKTTDGGKTWKQILFNNNKTGAADLIMDPSNPNKLIAAMWEHKRDPWFFKSGGKGSGLYITHDGGENWKKITEKEGFPKGELGRIGVAIAPSNPNTVYALVEAKKNALYKSEDGGFSWKKINDKKGIGNRPFYYSEIYVDPQNEHKLYTVFTYVNVSIDGGKNFKQLMPAYGVDNGIHPDHHAWWIHPKNGKFMIDGNDGGMNVTKDGGKTWRFIGNLPVAQFYHINVDNEFPYNVYGGMQDNGSWRGPAYVWKDQGIRNSYWQEISFGDGFDVIPDKDDSRYGWSMSQQGYVSRYDYKTGNNYTVRPTHPDATIKLRFNWNAAINIDPFDNSTLYFGSQFVHKSTDKGLTWKVISPDLTTNDKSKLKQSESGGLTMDATGAENHCTILVIEPSPLEKDMLWIATDDGQVHITKNGGTTWTNVAKNLKGLPENSWITQIKASNKNKGEALLVANDYRRFNYKPYAYRTKDYGATWERIVDESDVKSFTQCIIEDPIEPNLLFLGTDDGLYISINAGKKWTKWTEGFPTVPVKDLVIHPREHDLVIGTFGRAAWVLDDIRPLRAIAKNKNILTKNIELFTPPTAYQAAYQQPTGSRFGADAMFNGTNRSRGALVQFYVNKPKSTKKTEVKGKDSIKKEDENTIKWDSIKFEVFDGNRLIRTFKRKTPKENGIHKGVWFMSEKGVARPSRTIRKQKREPRGVRVKPGTYSIKATFGNQTSEQNITVKFDPRLHISQNAIDQKYAAAKDLEAQQKIIADAVKQLVESKNIANSFNQKLSKKDKKLYKESIKDSKDIIKKIDTLLAVYLGKVDKRQGITRNPEVNVMQRLGTASRYVNSRFGEQTSTEKQLIIQFKEALKPALEKTNAFFNKDWKEYKAEVEKIDLSPFKETKQFSLE, from the coding sequence ATGAAAAACCTTTTTTATCTACTATTTATAACCTTCTCTTGCGCTACTTTTTCTCAAGAATTCTCAATGGATTTAGTCAAAAACATGAAACCGAGAAACATTGGTCCCGGTGGAATGAGTGGACGTGTCACAGCAATTGATGTTGTTGAATCCAATCCTGATATTATGTTCGTTGGTACAGCTTCTGGAGGTATTTGGAAATCTACTTCAGGAGGCATTAAATGGGAACCTATTTTTGATAAAGAAGTAACAGCCTCTATTGGTGCTTTAGCCATACAACAATCAAACCCTAGTGTAATTTGGGCAGGAACAGGTGAGGGAAACCCTCGTAATAGTTTAAATGGTGGTTACGGAATATTCAAATCTCTTGATGGAGGAAGATCGTGGAAATCGATGGGGTTAGAAAAAACACGTCATATACATCGTGTAGTGATACATCCAGACAATCCAGACATTGTTTACGTTGGTGCTATTGGATCACCTTGGGGTGAACATAAAGAACGTGGTGTATACAAAACTACCGACGGCGGTAAAACTTGGAAACAAATTTTATTCAATAATAATAAAACCGGTGCTGCAGATTTAATTATGGATCCATCCAATCCAAACAAACTAATAGCTGCTATGTGGGAACACAAACGTGATCCTTGGTTTTTTAAATCAGGAGGTAAAGGAAGTGGTTTATACATTACCCATGATGGTGGAGAAAACTGGAAAAAAATTACCGAAAAAGAAGGTTTTCCAAAAGGAGAATTGGGGAGAATTGGAGTAGCAATCGCTCCCTCTAACCCAAACACTGTTTATGCTTTGGTAGAAGCAAAAAAAAACGCTTTATATAAAAGTGAAGATGGTGGTTTTTCTTGGAAAAAAATTAATGATAAAAAAGGCATTGGAAATCGCCCTTTTTATTATTCAGAAATTTATGTAGATCCTCAAAACGAACATAAACTATACACTGTTTTTACCTATGTAAATGTTTCTATTGATGGAGGAAAGAACTTTAAGCAACTCATGCCTGCTTATGGTGTTGATAATGGTATTCACCCAGACCATCACGCTTGGTGGATTCATCCTAAAAATGGAAAATTCATGATTGATGGAAACGATGGTGGAATGAATGTTACCAAAGATGGAGGTAAAACTTGGCGTTTTATTGGGAATTTGCCTGTTGCACAATTTTATCATATTAATGTAGATAATGAGTTTCCTTACAATGTGTATGGCGGTATGCAAGATAATGGCTCTTGGCGCGGACCTGCTTATGTATGGAAAGACCAAGGAATACGAAATTCTTATTGGCAAGAGATTAGTTTCGGTGATGGTTTTGATGTTATTCCAGACAAAGACGACTCGCGTTATGGTTGGTCTATGAGTCAACAAGGTTATGTATCTCGTTACGATTACAAAACAGGTAATAATTACACTGTTCGTCCTACACATCCTGATGCTACTATAAAACTACGCTTCAATTGGAATGCAGCTATTAATATTGACCCGTTTGATAACAGCACTTTATATTTTGGAAGCCAATTTGTACACAAATCAACCGATAAAGGTTTAACGTGGAAAGTAATTTCTCCAGACTTAACTACGAATGATAAAAGCAAACTCAAGCAATCAGAAAGTGGTGGGTTAACCATGGACGCTACCGGAGCAGAAAATCACTGTACTATCTTAGTAATTGAACCTTCTCCCCTAGAAAAAGATATGTTATGGATTGCTACGGATGATGGACAAGTACATATTACTAAAAATGGAGGTACAACTTGGACAAATGTTGCCAAAAACTTGAAAGGTTTACCTGAAAATAGTTGGATTACGCAAATAAAAGCATCTAATAAAAATAAAGGAGAAGCTCTACTAGTTGCTAACGATTATCGTCGTTTTAACTATAAACCTTATGCATACAGAACAAAAGATTACGGAGCAACATGGGAACGTATTGTTGATGAAAGCGATGTAAAAAGCTTTACACAATGTATTATCGAAGACCCAATTGAGCCAAATTTACTATTCTTAGGAACTGATGACGGTTTATATATTTCTATCAACGCAGGAAAAAAATGGACAAAATGGACGGAAGGCTTCCCTACTGTTCCTGTAAAAGATTTAGTAATTCACCCAAGAGAGCACGATTTAGTTATTGGCACTTTTGGTAGAGCTGCTTGGGTGTTAGATGACATTCGTCCGTTAAGAGCAATAGCTAAAAACAAAAACATTCTTACCAAAAATATTGAGTTATTCACACCTCCAACAGCATATCAAGCAGCATACCAACAACCCACTGGTAGCCGATTTGGTGCTGATGCTATGTTTAATGGAACTAATAGAAGTCGTGGTGCTTTGGTTCAATTTTATGTGAATAAACCGAAATCAACAAAAAAAACTGAAGTAAAAGGCAAAGATTCTATTAAAAAAGAAGACGAGAATACCATAAAATGGGATTCTATCAAATTTGAAGTTTTTGATGGTAACAGACTTATTAGAACCTTTAAAAGAAAAACTCCCAAAGAAAATGGTATTCATAAAGGTGTTTGGTTTATGAGTGAAAAAGGTGTTGCCAGACCTTCTAGAACTATCAGGAAACAAAAAAGAGAACCTAGAGGTGTTAGAGTAAAACCTGGAACCTACAGCATAAAAGCTACGTTTGGTAATCAAACATCAGAACAAAACATTACTGTAAAGTTTGACCCTAGACTGCATATTTCTCAAAACGCAATCGATCAAAAATATGCAGCAGCCAAAGATCTTGAAGCTCAGCAAAAAATTATAGCTGATGCAGTAAAACAGTTAGTTGAGAGTAAAAATATTGCAAATAGTTTCAACCAAAAACTATCTAAAAAAGACAAAAAACTTTATAAAGAATCAATTAAAGATTCTAAAGATATTATTAAGAAAATAGATACACTTTTAGCTGTTTATTTAGGAAAGGTAGATAAAAGACAAGGAATTACACGAAACCCAGAAGTAAATGTTATGCAACGTTTAGGAACTGCTAGTAGATATGTGAATAGTAGATTTGGCGAACAAACTTCTACAGAAAAACAGTTAATTATTCAATTTAAAGAAGCTTTAAAACCTGCTTTAGAAAAAACCAATGCTTTCTTTAATAAAGATTGGAAAGAGTATAAGGCAGAAGTTGAGAAAATAGATTTATCTCCTTTTAAAGAAACCAAGCAGTTTAGCTTAGAATAA
- a CDS encoding S1/P1 nuclease: MKTKFLIVLVALLVSISSIANNEDVWGPTGHRATGKIAEKHLTKKARKKIEKLLQGESLAFVSTFADEIKSDRKKYGKFYTWHYVNMPLDARYEDTEKNPKGDMITGIEQCVKVLKDENSSIEDKRFYLKMLVHLVGDLHQPMHVGQKEDLGGNKIQVQWHGKGSNLHRVWDEDLINKWDMSYVELADNARDLSKEQIKVIQKGTVVDWLHDTHKITKEVYKSAEVGENLRYRYSYVYFPVVREQLQKGGLRLAKLLNEIFC, encoded by the coding sequence ATGAAAACAAAATTTTTAATAGTACTAGTTGCATTGTTAGTGAGTATTTCATCAATAGCTAATAACGAAGATGTTTGGGGGCCAACAGGTCACAGAGCTACTGGAAAAATTGCAGAAAAACATTTGACTAAGAAAGCTAGAAAGAAAATTGAAAAATTACTACAAGGTGAGAGTTTAGCGTTTGTATCTACTTTTGCAGATGAAATAAAGTCTGATAGAAAGAAATATGGAAAGTTTTATACTTGGCATTATGTAAACATGCCGTTAGATGCTCGTTATGAAGATACCGAAAAAAATCCGAAAGGAGATATGATTACTGGTATAGAGCAATGTGTAAAAGTATTAAAAGATGAAAATAGTTCAATTGAAGACAAGCGTTTTTACTTAAAAATGCTAGTACACTTGGTAGGTGATTTACATCAACCCATGCATGTTGGGCAAAAAGAAGATTTAGGAGGTAATAAAATTCAGGTTCAGTGGCATGGAAAAGGCTCTAATTTACACAGAGTTTGGGATGAAGATTTAATTAATAAATGGGACATGAGTTATGTTGAATTAGCTGATAATGCAAGAGATTTATCTAAAGAACAAATCAAAGTAATTCAAAAAGGAACTGTTGTAGATTGGCTACATGATACACATAAGATTACTAAAGAAGTATACAAATCTGCTGAAGTAGGAGAGAACTTACGTTACCGTTATTCGTATGTATACTTTCCTGTAGTGAGAGAACAGTTACAAAAAGGAGGTTTACGTTTAGCTAAATTACTGAATGAAATTTTTTGTTAG
- a CDS encoding TlpA disulfide reductase family protein: MHRSKFLLILIITAFFSGTTAKAQVNDTSKKVKITTLNYEELKPFLHKSNDKTYVVNFWATWCMPCVKELPAFEKLHKKYKDKNVEVVLVSLDFSKQIETNLIPFIKKKKLQSKILHFEDSNEQFWIRDIAESWSGSIPATLIYNKQKRKFYERTFSYVELQNELQTFLN; encoded by the coding sequence ATGCATAGAAGTAAATTCTTACTCATACTTATAATAACCGCTTTTTTTAGTGGAACAACAGCCAAAGCTCAGGTAAATGACACATCTAAAAAAGTTAAAATTACTACGTTAAATTACGAAGAGTTAAAACCATTTTTACATAAAAGCAACGATAAAACGTATGTAGTTAATTTTTGGGCTACATGGTGTATGCCTTGTGTAAAAGAGTTACCTGCTTTTGAAAAACTTCATAAGAAATATAAAGATAAAAATGTTGAAGTTGTTTTGGTAAGTTTAGATTTTTCTAAGCAAATAGAAACGAATTTGATACCATTTATCAAAAAGAAAAAACTACAATCTAAAATACTTCATTTTGAAGATTCAAATGAGCAGTTTTGGATTAGAGATATTGCAGAAAGCTGGTCAGGTTCAATACCAGCAACCCTAATTTACAATAAGCAAAAGAGAAAATTTTACGAACGAACTTTTAGCTATGTAGAGTTACAAAACGAATTACAAACCTTTTTAAACTAA
- a CDS encoding Arc family DNA-binding protein: MAKKKAFALRINEEMLKAIEKWASDEFRSTNGQIEWMLMQALKEAKREPKKKEEE, encoded by the coding sequence ATGGCAAAAAAGAAAGCTTTTGCACTCCGTATTAATGAAGAAATGTTAAAAGCCATTGAAAAATGGGCTTCCGATGAATTTCGATCTACCAATGGACAGATTGAATGGATGCTTATGCAAGCCCTTAAAGAAGCTAAAAGAGAGCCAAAAAAGAAAGAAGAAGAATAA